A window from Zingiber officinale cultivar Zhangliang chromosome 7A, Zo_v1.1, whole genome shotgun sequence encodes these proteins:
- the LOC122002247 gene encoding probable linoleate 9S-lipoxygenase 5 produces the protein MRSVLEHAVKGDAVAVGATVVLMRKNVLDFNDFNATLIDNVEELCGRKIYFQLVSATVGDPKNGNRGVVGEKSYLEDYVSNLPAIAAGESTFNVTFKWEGKQGIPGAVIVVNRHSSQFYLKSITLKEFPGEGPIFFVCNSWVYPQDKYKYKRIFFANKTYFAAKTPLPLKPYREDELKNLRGEDVTGQLQEWDRVYDYAYYNDLGNPDEDASLGRPVLGGSARYPYPRRGKTGRKPSKTDPETESRVPLIMSLDIYVPRDERFGHLKMADFLTYAIKGLAQAVLPVLMAIFDETPNEFDSFEDILKLYEGGLPVVNNALIDELRERIPFEVIRELFRTEDNQRLLKLPLPQVIQEDKYAWRTDEEFTREMLAGVNPVSIRRLEEFPPVSKLDERVYGDNRSTITAAQIEHNLEGLTIEEALGRNRLFILDHHDSLMPYLNRINSTANKVYATRTLLFLRDDSTLKPLAIELSLPHPDGEKHGAVSEVYTPAESGVEASIWQLAKAYVTVNDSGVHQLISHWLNTHATMEPFVIATNRHLSVLHPINKLLAPHYRDTMNINAFARQTLINAGGILEITVFPAKYAMEMSSAVYQSWNFAEQGLPADLIKRGIAVRDSNDEIELLIKDYPYAVDGLAIWSAIETWVRDYCAIYYPNDAAVRADAELQAWWKEVREEGHGDKKHEPWWPKMETVAELTETCTTIIWVASALHAAVNFGQYPYAGYLPNRPTISRRFMPERGTEEFAELERDPVKVFLKTITSQLQTILGVSLIEILSMHSANEVYLGQRDTTEWTADRTALEAFERFGAALRGIEAEIVARNGEGRFKNRNGPAKVPYTLLYPTSGLGLTGKGIPNSVSI, from the exons ATGCGCAGTGTGCTTGAACACGCGGTCAAAGGCGACGCCGTGGCCGTCGGGGCCACGGTGGTGCTGATGCGGAAGAACGTGCTTGACTTCAACGACTTCAACGCCACGCTCATCGACAACGTGGAGGAGCTCTGTGGCCGCAAAATCTACTTCCAGCTTGTGAGCGCCACCGTCGGCGACCCAA AGAACGGAAACAGAGGAGTCGTCGGAGAGAAGTCCTACTTAGAAGACTACGTGAGCAATCTTCCGGCCATAGCCGCCGGCGAGTCCACCTTCAACGTGACGTTCAAATGGGAGGGGAAGCAGGGCATCCCTGGTGCGGTGATCGTCGTCAACCGGCACTCTTCACAGTTCTACCTGAAGAGCATAACCCTGAAGGAGTTCCCCGGCGAGGGCCCGATTTTCTTCGTCTGCAACTCGTGGGTTTACCCTCAAGACAAGTACAAGTACAAGCGCATCTTCTTCGCTAATAAG ACTTACTTTGCGGCGAAGACGCCATTGCCGCTGAAACCGTACAGAGAAGATGAGCTTAAAAACCTGAGAGGAGAAGATGTGACCGGCCAACTTCAAGAATGGGATCGAGTTTACGACTACGCTTACTACAACGACCTCGGCAATCCCGACGAAGATGCATCTCTCGGTCGGCCCGTCTTGGGCGGCTCCGCCCGCTACCCTTACCCTCGCCGTGGGAAGACGGGCCGGAAGCCCTCCAAGACAGATCCGGAGACAGAGAGTAGAGTGCCGCTGATTATGAGCTTGGACATCTACGTGCCCAGGGACGAGCGGTTCGGGCACTTGAAAATGGCGGACTTCCTCACCTACGCCATCAAAGGCTTGGCCCAAGCGGTGCTCCCCGTCCTCATGGCCATCTTCGACGAAACGCCCAACGAGTTCGACTCCTTTGAAGACATTTTGAAGCTGTACGAGGGAGGTTTGCCGGTGGTGAACAATGCGCTCATCGACGAACTAAGGGAACGCATTCCCTTTGAGGTGATCAGAGAGTTGTTCCGCACGGAAGACAACCAGAGGTTGCTTAAGCTTCCCCTGCCACAAGTCATCCAAG AGGACAAGTATGCTTGGAGAACAGACGAAGAGTTTACTCGGGAAATGTTGGCCGGAGTGAATCCGGTGAGCATTAGACGGCTCGAGGAGTTCCCACCTGTGAGCAAGCTGGACGAGAGAGTGTACGGCGACAACAGGAGCACCATTACGGCAGCTCAAATCGAGCACAACCTCGAAGGATTGACGATTGAAGAAGCGCTGGGCCGCAACCGGCTGTTCATCTTGGACCACCATGACTCGTTGATGCCGTATCTGAACAGGATCAACTCCACCGCCAACAAGGTCTACGCCACGAGAACTCTGCTGTTCCTGAGAGACGACTCGACGCTGAAGCCGTTGGCGATCGAGCTGAGCCTGCCGCACCCCGACGGAGAGAAACACGGCGCTGTGAGCGAAGTGTACACGCCGGCGGAGTCCGGCGTCGAAGCATCCATTTGGCAGCTCGCCAAAGCTTATGTCACCGTCAACGACTCCGGCGTCCACCAACTCATCAGCCACTG GTTGAACACACACGCGACGATGGAGCCATTCGTGATCGCCACCAATCGCCACCTGAGCGTGCTCCACCCCATCAACAAGTTGCTCGCGCCCCATTACCGCGACACCATGAACATAAACGCCTTCGCCCGGCAGACACTCATCAACGCCGGAGGCATCCTCGAGATAACGGTCTTCCCGGCGAAGTACGCGATGGAGATGTCGTCGGCGGTTTATCAGagctggaatttcgccgagcaggGTCTTCCTGCCGATCTCATCAAGAG GGGAATCGCGGTTAGGGATTCAAATGACGAGATCGAACTGTTGATCAAGGATTACCCTTACGCCGTGGACGGCCTCGCGATATGGTCGGCGATCGAAACGTGGGTGAGAGACTACTGCGCCATCTACTACCCCAACGACGCGGCGGTGCGTGCCGACGCCGAGCTGCAAGCGTGGTGGAAGGAGGTGCGCGAAGAGGGGCACGGCGACAAGAAGCACGAGCCGTGGTGGCCCAAGATGGAGACCGTCGCGGAGCTGACGGAGACCTGCACCACCATTATCTGGGTGGCCTCTGCCCTCCACGCGGCCGTCAACTTCGGACAGTACCCCTACGCCGGCTACCTCCCCAACCGGCCGACCATCAGCCGTCGGTTCATGCCGGAGCGCGGCACGGAGGAGTTCGCAGAGCTGGAGAGGGATCCGGTCAAGGTGTTCCTGAAGACGATCACCAGCCAGCTGCAGACCATCCTCGGCGTGTCGCTGATCGAGATCCTGTCGATGCATTCGGCCAACGAGGTGTACCTGGGACAGCGGGACACGACGGAGTGGACGGCAGATCGGACGGCGCTGGAGGCTTTCGAGAGGTTCGGGGCGGCGCTGAGGGGGATCGAGGCGGAGATCGTGGCGAGAAACGGCGAGGGGAGGTTCAAGAACCGGAACGGCCCGGCCAAGGTCCCTTACACGCTGCTGTACCCCACCAGCGGATTGGGGCTCACCGGGAAAGGCATCCCGAACAGTGTGTCCATTTGA